One Clostridium novyi NT genomic window carries:
- a CDS encoding cell wall hydrolase: MKKIFVSMITLIALLISPFYCANAKVIQDSESQTLYKEQSEVVTVFNNQGKHFYITKDDINLMAQIVYAESCAEPYEGKVAVASVILNRLKDSHFPNNIEGVVKQKCAFSCVRNGQIDVIPNESCFNAVMDALRGKDPTNNAVFFYNPKIATSTWMKNINKKNVKRIGNHVFFIVQ, from the coding sequence ATGAAAAAGATTTTTGTTAGCATGATTACATTAATAGCTTTATTAATATCTCCATTTTATTGTGCTAACGCAAAAGTAATACAGGATTCTGAAAGTCAAACTTTGTATAAGGAACAATCAGAAGTTGTAACTGTATTTAACAACCAAGGAAAACATTTTTATATAACTAAAGATGATATAAATTTAATGGCTCAAATTGTATATGCCGAAAGTTGTGCTGAACCATATGAAGGTAAAGTTGCTGTTGCTTCAGTTATATTAAATCGACTTAAAGACTCTCATTTTCCAAACAATATAGAAGGAGTAGTAAAACAAAAATGTGCTTTTTCTTGTGTTAGAAATGGTCAAATAGACGTAATTCCTAATGAATCTTGCTTTAATGCAGTTATGGACGCTTTAAGAGGAAAGGATCCAACTAATAATGCAGTCTTTTTCTATAATCCAAAGATAGCCACATCCACTTGGATGAAAAATATAAATAAAAAGAACGTAAAAAGAATAGGAAACCATGTATTTTTTATCGTCCAATAA
- a CDS encoding tetratricopeptide repeat protein, whose protein sequence is MNKAKKLYEKAMKKYENGYIDEAIDICEEILSLSMKYKPAINLKGLLYYFKGDLKSSSALWKLNYEVNNDNVAKKYLDGLKDDEERFSMYASAIKLMRNGEIDEALKIFIKCKDSDYNRINVDNSIATCYLKLKQYDKSTRYINRVLEIDVKNITANNNKKKLKNRKTKSDNKKSNKKVILIPIIMILVITVIGITLKMYKGNIANMINKFNNKHNNISSNLANTNNKQKNSSESKKNSSQKVDKVKNQENIKTEFKYKELSNAIDSKDFNKIYTLSKPWKDKKDKLNVKDKTLLVKSEDILKDDGVKHFYNTGREYLEANNKVEEAVSNLQKAYDYGSDSYLYGHILFMLGVSYQNKKDISNALKCYEEYEAKYSNENYIQEVLYRTAILYKDVNLNKSKEYAKKLMDNYPDCQYANSKIKDILNK, encoded by the coding sequence ATGAATAAAGCAAAAAAACTATATGAAAAGGCTATGAAAAAATATGAAAATGGATATATTGATGAAGCCATTGATATATGTGAAGAAATACTGTCTTTAAGTATGAAGTATAAACCTGCTATAAATCTTAAAGGACTTCTGTACTATTTTAAAGGAGATCTAAAAAGTTCCTCAGCATTATGGAAATTAAATTATGAAGTTAATAATGATAATGTAGCTAAGAAATATTTAGATGGATTAAAGGATGATGAAGAAAGATTTTCAATGTATGCATCGGCTATAAAGCTAATGCGTAATGGCGAAATTGATGAAGCTTTAAAAATATTTATAAAATGTAAAGATAGCGATTATAACAGAATCAATGTAGACAATAGTATTGCTACATGTTACTTAAAATTAAAACAGTATGATAAATCCACTAGATATATCAATAGGGTTTTGGAAATTGATGTTAAGAACATTACTGCTAATAATAATAAAAAGAAATTGAAAAATAGAAAAACTAAATCTGATAATAAAAAAAGTAATAAGAAAGTAATTTTAATTCCAATCATAATGATTTTAGTAATAACGGTAATAGGTATTACATTAAAAATGTATAAGGGCAACATAGCAAATATGATTAACAAATTTAACAATAAACATAATAATATAAGCAGCAATTTGGCTAATACTAATAATAAACAAAAAAATAGTAGTGAATCAAAGAAAAATTCCTCACAAAAGGTAGACAAAGTTAAAAATCAAGAAAATATAAAAACTGAATTTAAATATAAAGAATTATCAAATGCAATAGACAGTAAAGATTTTAATAAAATATATACATTATCAAAGCCTTGGAAGGATAAAAAGGATAAATTAAATGTAAAAGATAAAACGCTTTTAGTGAAAAGCGAAGATATACTAAAAGATGATGGAGTTAAGCATTTTTACAATACAGGGAGAGAATATTTAGAAGCTAATAATAAAGTGGAGGAAGCTGTGTCTAACTTACAAAAGGCTTATGACTATGGAAGTGATAGTTATTTATATGGACACATACTTTTTATGTTAGGAGTATCATATCAAAATAAAAAAGATATTAGTAATGCTTTAAAATGTTATGAGGAGTATGAAGCTAAATATTCTAATGAAAATTATATACAAGAAGTTTTGTATAGAACCGCTATATTATATAAAGATGTAAATTTAAATAAGTCAAAAGAATATGCAAAAAAACTTATGGACAATTATCCAGATTGCCAGTATGCTAACTCAAAAATCAAAGATATATTAAATAAATAA
- the ptsP gene encoding phosphoenolpyruvate--protein phosphotransferase, with protein MKKGIPASKGYAIGKAFIKEVKDINIVERTIENLAEEEERLKDAINASKEQLKKIKENAEKELGHEKAAVFESHIMFLEDPEFTGTAITNINNNKVNAEKALNDVVEMYMGIFKSMEDEYMRERAADVKDVGRRILDNLLGNIDESQGILDKDTIIVSYDLTPSDTAQLDRSKVIGFVTDIGGRTSHSAIMARTLEIPAVVGLNDITSSVKNGDNIIVDGIKGEVIINPDKSTIEEYTKRKEAFENEKAELKKLIDVKTVTKGGKHVEVCGNIGKAKDIDQVLENGGEGVGLFRTEFLYMDRQNMPTEEEQFEAYKYVAEKGNGKPIVIRTLDIGGDKKLEYLPLPEEMNPFLGYRAIRLCLDRKDIFKIQLRALLRASAFGNIKIMFPMISSLKEFKEAKELLHECMNELSKEGKEFNKDLEVGIMVEIPAAAICAEELAKYVDFFSIGTNDLIQYTLAADRMNEKVSYLYNPKHPAILKLIKMTIDAAHKEGKWCGMCGEAAGDEEMIPILVEYGLDEFSMSATSILKAKQIIMNN; from the coding sequence ATGAAAAAAGGTATTCCTGCTTCAAAAGGATATGCTATTGGAAAGGCTTTTATAAAAGAAGTTAAGGATATAAATATAGTAGAAAGAACTATAGAAAATTTAGCGGAAGAAGAAGAAAGATTAAAAGATGCTATAAATGCATCTAAAGAACAATTGAAAAAAATAAAAGAAAATGCCGAAAAGGAACTTGGACATGAAAAAGCAGCAGTTTTTGAAAGTCATATAATGTTTTTAGAAGATCCAGAGTTTACTGGCACTGCAATAACGAATATTAATAATAATAAGGTTAATGCAGAAAAAGCGTTAAATGATGTAGTTGAAATGTATATGGGTATATTTAAATCTATGGAAGATGAATACATGAGGGAGAGAGCTGCTGATGTTAAGGATGTAGGAAGAAGGATTTTAGATAATTTACTGGGAAATATTGATGAATCCCAGGGAATTTTAGATAAAGATACTATTATTGTTTCCTATGATTTAACACCTTCTGATACGGCTCAACTTGATAGAAGTAAGGTTATAGGATTTGTAACGGATATAGGTGGTCGAACATCTCACAGTGCTATAATGGCAAGGACATTAGAAATACCAGCTGTTGTTGGGTTAAATGATATAACATCTAGTGTTAAAAATGGAGATAATATAATTGTAGACGGAATCAAAGGAGAAGTTATAATAAATCCAGATAAATCAACCATAGAAGAATACACAAAAAGAAAAGAAGCTTTTGAAAATGAAAAGGCAGAATTAAAAAAATTAATAGATGTAAAAACAGTAACTAAAGGTGGAAAACATGTTGAGGTTTGTGGAAATATCGGTAAGGCAAAAGACATAGATCAAGTTTTAGAAAATGGGGGAGAAGGAGTAGGACTTTTCAGAACAGAGTTTTTATATATGGATAGACAGAACATGCCTACTGAAGAGGAACAATTTGAGGCTTACAAGTATGTAGCCGAAAAGGGTAATGGAAAGCCAATAGTTATAAGAACTTTAGATATAGGTGGAGATAAGAAGTTAGAATACTTACCATTACCTGAGGAAATGAATCCATTCTTAGGATATAGAGCAATAAGACTCTGTTTAGATAGAAAAGATATATTTAAAATTCAATTAAGAGCATTGCTAAGAGCATCTGCTTTTGGAAATATAAAAATAATGTTCCCTATGATTTCATCATTAAAAGAATTTAAAGAAGCAAAAGAACTTCTTCATGAATGTATGAATGAATTAAGTAAGGAAGGAAAAGAGTTTAATAAAGATTTAGAAGTTGGAATAATGGTAGAAATTCCTGCTGCAGCAATATGTGCAGAGGAACTTGCAAAATACGTTGACTTTTTTAGTATAGGAACAAATGACTTAATTCAGTATACTCTTGCTGCTGATAGAATGAATGAGAAGGTTTCATATCTTTATAATCCTAAACATCCTGCTATACTTAAATTAATAAAAATGACAATAGATGCAGCTCATAAAGAAGGAAAATGGTGTGGAATGTGTGGAGAAGCTGCGGGAGATGAAGAGATGATACCAATACTTGTGGAATATGGTTTAGATGAATTTTCAATGAGTGCTACATCAATATTAAAAGCAAAACAAATAATAATGAACAATTAA
- the cdaA gene encoding diadenylate cyclase CdaA, whose protein sequence is MDFVNMITNTVENISVFSVLDIIVVSYIFYKFYMLMNETRAEQLLKGILFIILLIPISSLLHLTTLNWILNKTLTIGVLSLIIIFQPEIRKALEHIGRSAFTDKHILENEEKMDEVVTQIVNAVENLSKSRTGALIVFEQTTGLGDVISTGTKLDSVVSAALLENIFVVNTPLHDGASIIRNDRIAAAGCFLPLTNNTEINKQLGTRHRAAIGISEVSDALVIIVSEETGVISLAVNGNLTRYYTKERLKDILIKIITYRQTKKVTYREKVKSWIKKASNK, encoded by the coding sequence ATGGATTTTGTAAACATGATAACTAATACTGTGGAAAATATAAGTGTATTTTCGGTATTAGATATTATTGTGGTATCATATATTTTTTATAAATTTTATATGCTTATGAATGAAACACGTGCTGAACAATTACTAAAGGGAATTTTATTCATTATTTTACTGATTCCAATAAGTAGTTTGCTTCACCTTACTACGTTAAATTGGATTCTTAACAAAACTCTTACTATAGGGGTATTATCCCTTATTATTATTTTTCAGCCTGAAATTAGAAAAGCCTTAGAACACATAGGAAGAAGTGCTTTTACAGATAAGCATATTTTAGAAAATGAAGAAAAGATGGATGAGGTTGTAACACAAATAGTAAATGCTGTAGAAAACTTATCTAAATCAAGAACAGGTGCACTTATTGTATTTGAACAAACAACAGGACTTGGTGATGTTATAAGTACAGGGACTAAACTTGATTCAGTTGTTTCAGCGGCATTACTTGAAAATATATTTGTTGTTAACACACCGCTGCATGATGGAGCTTCTATTATAAGAAATGATAGAATAGCAGCAGCAGGGTGTTTTTTGCCTTTAACCAATAATACTGAAATAAATAAACAGCTAGGAACAAGACACAGAGCTGCCATTGGAATTTCGGAGGTTTCAGATGCGCTAGTTATAATAGTTTCAGAAGAAACAGGGGTTATATCCCTTGCTGTTAATGGAAATTTAACAAGGTATTATACAAAAGAGAGATTAAAAGATATTCTAATAAAGATCATTACATATAGACAGACTAAAAAGGTAACTTATAGAGAGAAGGTGAAGTCATGGATAAAAAAAGCCAGCAACAAATAA
- a CDS encoding DUF4652 domain-containing protein, protein MKLNRLKLRRKVIYCLCASMTISSIMFMGCSKKGEEVNKKDVKIETNTNKKDSEKENVNNTQENVSVEKQSAKKAKVKEDNSKKMFLKKELGKNSKPTFATKWKNSSNNKFSACIEGKGENALEEGVGKIYIKNLKEQSKWELDLDQDQQKNTPKYIDWFDDNNLMVVISRAHGTVSQGGILYKVNIETGQATELYNTKDNKKQVVYAVKKGDKIDVQILVYEDDDLLESHEETKTITVK, encoded by the coding sequence ATGAAATTAAACAGATTAAAATTAAGAAGAAAGGTAATATATTGTTTATGTGCTAGTATGACAATCTCTTCAATAATGTTTATGGGATGTTCAAAAAAAGGCGAAGAAGTAAACAAAAAGGACGTTAAGATAGAAACAAATACAAATAAAAAAGATTCAGAAAAAGAAAATGTAAATAATACACAAGAAAATGTAAGTGTAGAAAAGCAATCTGCAAAAAAAGCAAAGGTAAAAGAAGATAATAGCAAAAAGATGTTTTTAAAAAAAGAACTAGGAAAAAATTCAAAACCTACTTTTGCAACAAAGTGGAAAAACTCTAGTAATAACAAATTTAGTGCTTGTATAGAAGGAAAGGGAGAAAATGCACTAGAAGAAGGAGTAGGAAAAATATATATTAAAAATTTAAAAGAACAATCAAAATGGGAATTAGATCTTGATCAAGATCAGCAAAAGAATACTCCTAAATATATTGACTGGTTTGATGATAATAATTTAATGGTTGTAATAAGTAGAGCTCACGGAACAGTTTCACAAGGGGGAATATTGTATAAAGTTAACATAGAAACAGGACAAGCTACTGAACTTTATAATACTAAAGACAATAAAAAGCAGGTTGTATATGCAGTTAAAAAAGGTGATAAGATAGATGTTCAGATATTAGTATATGAAGATGATGATTTATTAGAATCACATGAAGAAACAAAAACTATAACCGTGAAATAA
- a CDS encoding NAD(P)/FAD-dependent oxidoreductase: MSERYDIAIVGSGPAGIEAAINAKIRNKNIIVFGNKNFSPKLMKAPKVNNYLGFYNLTGKELKDKFKEHIDSMNIEIVEERIDSVYAMGEYFSLMVNNKMYEARSVIIATGIEYGKPLKGEEEFLGKGVGYCATCDAPLYKGKVVTIVGYNKEAEKEANYVSELASKVYYVPMNNGELSLNDNIEIVKGVPKEVVGEERVKQLVLNNNTIDTDGIFILKDSISPSQLVPGLQMEDDHIKVDRKMRTNIERCYAAGDCVGKPYQYIKSAGEGLIAALTAVEEL; this comes from the coding sequence ATGAGTGAAAGATACGATATAGCTATTGTTGGTAGTGGTCCAGCAGGTATAGAGGCGGCTATAAATGCAAAAATAAGAAACAAGAATATAATTGTCTTTGGAAATAAGAATTTCAGTCCTAAGCTTATGAAAGCGCCTAAAGTAAATAACTATTTAGGGTTTTATAATTTAACAGGAAAAGAACTTAAAGATAAATTTAAGGAACATATAGATTCCATGAATATAGAAATAGTAGAAGAAAGAATAGATTCTGTTTATGCAATGGGAGAATACTTTTCATTAATGGTAAATAACAAAATGTATGAAGCAAGATCTGTAATAATCGCTACTGGAATTGAGTATGGAAAGCCTTTAAAGGGAGAAGAAGAGTTTTTAGGTAAGGGTGTAGGATATTGTGCTACTTGTGATGCACCTCTTTATAAAGGAAAAGTTGTAACAATTGTTGGATATAATAAAGAAGCAGAAAAAGAAGCTAATTATGTAAGTGAACTTGCATCAAAAGTATATTATGTTCCTATGAACAATGGAGAACTAAGTTTAAATGATAATATAGAGATTGTAAAAGGCGTTCCAAAAGAAGTGGTTGGAGAAGAAAGAGTTAAACAATTAGTTTTGAATAACAATACAATAGATACGGATGGAATATTTATTTTAAAAGATAGTATATCTCCAAGTCAACTAGTGCCAGGATTACAAATGGAAGATGATCATATAAAGGTTGATAGAAAAATGAGAACTAACATAGAAAGATGTTATGCTGCTGGAGATTGTGTTGGAAAGCCTTATCAATATATAAAATCAGCAGGTGAAGGGCTTATAGCTGCATTAACTGCAGTAGAAGAATTGTAA
- the trxA gene encoding thioredoxin — MIREIGGSNFIQEVMNSEETVVVDFWAPWCGPCKMLGPVMEELSHDMEGKAKFFKINVDENPEIAQRFQIGSIPNVMVFKGGKVVENLIGFRPKQDFEKSIGKHI, encoded by the coding sequence ATGATAAGAGAAATTGGCGGATCAAATTTTATACAAGAAGTTATGAATTCAGAAGAAACAGTAGTAGTTGATTTTTGGGCTCCTTGGTGTGGTCCATGCAAAATGTTAGGCCCTGTAATGGAAGAACTCTCACATGATATGGAAGGTAAAGCTAAATTTTTTAAAATAAATGTAGATGAAAATCCTGAAATTGCTCAAAGATTTCAAATAGGCAGTATACCAAATGTTATGGTATTTAAAGGCGGAAAAGTTGTAGAAAACTTAATTGGCTTTAGACCAAAACAAGATTTTGAAAAATCAATTGGAAAACATATTTAA
- a CDS encoding CdaR family protein: MDKKSQQQIIIKICCVIAAFILWLYTSNDGNTIRTNKISSIPIEIINSDSLKQSGFVLSPNQDFTTSLKITGKSTDIYGVKAENFKLQVDLSVYALKRGENKVPITIVNKPNNVNIINDNSMWMTIKVDNYKEKSVPIEVEVRGKSENELGGNKPILKTDKAVISGAEEYVNSVVKAKGIIEFRNSEEDVTKSVELKAVDKDNREVSEVNINPKNVTVLVPFKKTKEVGVNIKTTGTLGKDYTLKGLKLLKGKVSITGEPGVLSKINKLDTEPIDLGNIKTENSNVKVKLIIPEGIKLADNGDVVDVEVVLDKMDKQNVTATLETRNLGSGLTAQLERNTISLVVSGGRNTINEITAKGLKCYVDLRGLGKGDHTVPINVDSPKGISIVSQNYKRIKVTISDNKNGIEETTNTDGDVKPTNSTNVRKHR, from the coding sequence ATGGATAAAAAAAGCCAGCAACAAATAATAATAAAGATTTGTTGTGTTATTGCAGCTTTTATATTATGGCTATACACTTCCAATGATGGAAATACAATAAGGACTAATAAGATTTCAAGCATACCAATAGAAATCATTAATTCCGATTCTTTAAAACAATCAGGATTTGTACTTTCTCCAAATCAAGATTTCACCACATCTTTAAAGATAACAGGTAAATCTACGGATATTTATGGAGTAAAGGCTGAAAATTTTAAGTTACAAGTGGATTTAAGTGTATATGCATTAAAAAGAGGGGAAAATAAAGTTCCAATAACCATAGTTAATAAACCGAATAACGTTAATATAATAAATGACAATAGTATGTGGATGACAATTAAAGTAGATAATTATAAAGAAAAAAGTGTGCCTATAGAAGTTGAGGTAAGGGGAAAAAGTGAAAATGAACTAGGTGGAAATAAACCCATATTAAAAACTGATAAGGCAGTAATTAGTGGTGCTGAGGAATATGTAAATTCTGTTGTGAAAGCAAAAGGAATTATAGAATTTAGAAATTCTGAGGAAGATGTAACAAAATCAGTAGAACTTAAAGCTGTAGATAAGGATAATAGAGAAGTTAGTGAGGTTAATATAAATCCTAAAAATGTTACTGTACTAGTTCCTTTTAAAAAGACTAAAGAAGTAGGAGTAAATATAAAGACAACTGGAACATTAGGAAAGGATTATACTCTAAAGGGATTGAAACTTTTAAAGGGTAAAGTAAGTATAACAGGAGAGCCTGGGGTATTGTCAAAGATTAATAAATTAGATACAGAACCTATAGATTTAGGAAACATAAAAACAGAAAATTCTAATGTAAAGGTTAAGCTTATAATTCCAGAAGGAATAAAGTTAGCTGATAATGGTGATGTTGTAGATGTTGAAGTTGTTTTAGATAAAATGGATAAACAAAATGTAACAGCTACTTTAGAAACTAGAAATCTTGGAAGTGGACTTACAGCTCAACTAGAGAGAAATACAATTTCCTTAGTTGTATCTGGAGGACGAAATACCATAAATGAAATTACAGCAAAAGGATTAAAATGTTATGTTGATTTAAGAGGGCTTGGGAAAGGTGATCATACAGTTCCAATAAATGTTGATAGTCCTAAAGGAATTTCAATAGTATCTCAAAATTATAAGCGTATTAAAGTAACAATTTCTGATAATAAAAATGGTATTGAGGAAACAACAAATACTGATGGAGATGTTAAACCAACTAATTCAACTAACGTAAGGAAACACAGATAA
- a CDS encoding NAD(P)/FAD-dependent oxidoreductase yields the protein MSIRVNNLVLDIDENHDALYKKVAKKLKIDKAHIKSLKIIKESIDARKKNTIRFTYSVEVKCDNESKVVSRAKTNDAKLEKEEIKESIVYGNKKLNHRPIVVGMGPAGMFAALRLAQNGYRPIVIERGENVEDRTKSVEEFWKSGKLNLNSNVQFGEGGAGTFSDGKLTTRIKDKRCDFVLREFVNAGAPEEITYMGKPHIGTDILKDVVKNIREEIIRLGGEVRFNSKLEDIKIKDNKIVSVVVNGEEIPCEVMILALGHSARDTYEMLFNRGVFMSPKAFAIGVRIEHSQNFINENQYGKFKDHPRLKAADYRLAYTSPNTKRAVYSFCMCPGGEVVGAASEDGRLVTNGMSYYSRDKENANAALVVTVGENDFIGDTPLKGMEFQRHYESLAYKLGGGNYVAPVQLVGDFLKNKVSTKLGSIKPTYRPGYEFRDLRECLPKGVIDTLKDGLVQFDKKIHGFATDDAVMTGIETRTSAPVKIERNEVLESISVKGLYPSGEGAGFAGGIISAAVDGLKSAESIINEYSPL from the coding sequence ATGTCAATAAGAGTAAACAATTTAGTTTTGGATATAGATGAAAATCATGATGCTTTATATAAGAAAGTTGCTAAAAAATTAAAAATAGATAAAGCTCATATAAAAAGTCTGAAGATAATAAAAGAGTCTATAGATGCTAGAAAAAAGAACACTATAAGATTTACTTATAGTGTTGAAGTTAAGTGTGATAATGAATCAAAGGTAGTAAGCAGAGCAAAAACTAATGATGCAAAGTTAGAAAAAGAAGAAATTAAAGAAAGTATAGTTTATGGAAATAAAAAATTAAATCACAGACCTATTGTAGTTGGAATGGGTCCTGCAGGAATGTTTGCAGCATTACGCTTAGCTCAAAATGGATATAGACCAATAGTCATTGAAAGAGGAGAAAATGTAGAAGATAGAACAAAATCTGTAGAAGAGTTTTGGAAATCTGGAAAGCTTAATTTAAACTCAAATGTTCAATTTGGGGAAGGAGGAGCTGGAACTTTTTCTGATGGAAAACTTACTACTAGAATTAAAGATAAAAGATGTGATTTTGTATTAAGAGAATTTGTAAATGCAGGAGCACCAGAAGAAATCACTTATATGGGTAAACCTCATATAGGAACAGATATATTAAAAGATGTGGTTAAAAATATAAGAGAAGAAATAATAAGATTAGGCGGAGAAGTAAGATTTAATAGCAAACTTGAAGATATAAAAATAAAAGATAATAAAATTGTATCCGTTGTAGTAAATGGAGAAGAAATTCCATGTGAAGTAATGATACTTGCCCTTGGACATAGTGCAAGAGACACCTATGAAATGTTATTTAATAGAGGGGTGTTTATGTCTCCAAAAGCTTTTGCAATAGGAGTTAGAATAGAACATTCTCAAAACTTTATAAATGAAAATCAATATGGAAAATTTAAAGATCATCCAAGACTTAAAGCGGCGGATTATAGACTTGCATATACAAGTCCAAATACAAAAAGAGCAGTATATAGTTTTTGTATGTGTCCAGGTGGAGAAGTTGTAGGAGCAGCATCAGAAGATGGCAGACTTGTTACTAATGGAATGAGTTATTATAGTAGAGATAAGGAAAATGCAAATGCAGCACTTGTAGTAACAGTTGGAGAAAATGATTTTATTGGAGATACGCCACTTAAAGGAATGGAATTTCAAAGACATTATGAAAGTTTAGCATATAAATTAGGCGGAGGAAATTATGTAGCCCCTGTTCAATTAGTTGGTGACTTTCTAAAGAATAAAGTTTCAACAAAACTAGGTTCTATTAAACCAACATATAGACCGGGATATGAATTTAGAGATCTTAGAGAGTGTCTTCCAAAGGGTGTTATAGATACCCTAAAGGATGGACTTGTACAGTTTGATAAAAAAATTCATGGATTTGCAACAGATGATGCTGTAATGACTGGAATAGAAACAAGAACCTCAGCTCCAGTTAAGATAGAAAGAAATGAAGTCTTAGAGAGTATATCAGTAAAAGGTTTATATCCTTCAGGAGAAGGAGCTGGGTTTGCTGGTGGAATAATATCAGCTGCCGTAGATGGATTAAAGTCAGCAGAGAGTATAATAAATGAATACTCACCACTATAA